A single Brassica rapa cultivar Chiifu-401-42 chromosome A04, CAAS_Brap_v3.01, whole genome shotgun sequence DNA region contains:
- the LOC103863363 gene encoding G-type lectin S-receptor-like serine/threonine-protein kinase SRK isoform X1, translating to MQKPSGATDLLIDGDRTDSYEVVAARVQRIAFLTIAEATNDFCDSNILGKGGFGTVYKGKLVEGTDIAVKRLTRMSDSGTSQFLNEVNLISELQHFNVISLLGYCFHSDGHILVFEYHANRSLDLYFFGSTESSKLSWKIRHKIIKGIARGMTYLHHDSCVTIIHRDLKVSNILLDKDMNPKISDFGISRLVSRDHIQTNTKKVSGTRGYIAPECWSDKIFTKKTDVFSFGVVILEIISGKANYKFTNSKGETSLLTCMWRNWEEESLLEVVDPSIMYSSSSPLTMIQIVRYTQIGLLCVQNIPQDRPTMSSLVVMFESSTELPRPKPPVYFNSDTTYSTFEIGSTSMLTTMSSLVRTEYSTRHTYNVLPCGNVRKFNRASSV from the exons ATGCAGAAGCCATCAGGAGCAACTG ATTTGCTAATCGACGGAGATAGAACTGACTCGTACGAGGTTGTGGCAGCTCGAGTTCAACGGATAGCGTTTCTAACTATAGCTGAAGCAACAAACGACTTTTGTGATTCAAACATACTTGGCAAAGGTGGATTTGGTACAGTTTACAAG GGAAAATTAGTTGAGGGGACAGATATCGCTGTGAAGAGACTGACCAGAATGTCAGATTCGGGAACCTCTCAGTTCTTGAACGAGGTGAATTTAATTTCAGAACTTCAGCACTTCAATGTTATTAGTCTACTTGGGTATTGTTTCCACAGTGACGGGCACATATTGGTGTTCGAGTACCACGCAAATCGAAGCCTTGATTTGTATTTCTTTG GAAGTACCGAAAGCTCTAAGCTAAGTTGGAAAATaagacataaaataattaaaggaATCGCAAGAGGAATGACGTATCTCCACCACGATTCATGTGTAACGATCATCCACCGAGATTTGAAAGTAAGCAACATCTTGCTTGATAAAGATATGAATCCCAAAATATCGGATTTTGGGATTTCTCGACTAGTTAGTAGAGACCATATCCAAACCAACACAAAGAAGGTATCTGGAACCCG GGGATACATAGCTCCCGAGTGCTGGTCTGACAAGatattcacaaaaaaaactGATGTCTTTAGTTTCGGAGTTGTGATTCTTGAAATAATAAGCGGCAAGGCGAACTATAAGTTCACCAACTCTAAGGGAGAGACTAGTCTCCTCACATGC ATGTGGAGGAACTGGGAAGAAGAAAGCTTGCTTGAGGTAGTTGATCCATCCATTATGTATTCATCATCTTCACCGTTAACAATGATTCAGATCGTTCGATATACCCAAATTGGTCTGTTATGCGTACAAAATATTCCACAAGACAGACCTACAATGTCCTCCCTTGTGGTAATGTTTGAAAGTTCAACCGAACTTCCTCGTCCTAAACCTCCCGTTTATTTTAACAGTGACACTACATACAGTACTTTTGAGATCGGTTCTACATCTATGTTAACAACAATGTCCTCCCTTGTGCGTACAGAATATTCCACGAGACATACCTACAATGTCCTCCCTTGTGGTAATGTAAGAAAGTTCAACAGAGCTTCCTCGGTCTAA
- the LOC103863363 gene encoding G-type lectin S-receptor-like serine/threonine-protein kinase SRK isoform X2 — MQKPSGATDLLIDGDRTDSYEVVAARVQRIAFLTIAEATNDFCDSNILGKGGFGTVYKGKLVEGTDIAVKRLTRMSDSGTSQFLNEVNLISELQHFNVISLLGYCFHSDGHILVFEYHANRSLDLYFFGSTESSKLSWKIRHKIIKGIARGMTYLHHDSCVTIIHRDLKVSNILLDKDMNPKISDFGISRLVSRDHIQTNTKKGIHSSRVLV, encoded by the exons ATGCAGAAGCCATCAGGAGCAACTG ATTTGCTAATCGACGGAGATAGAACTGACTCGTACGAGGTTGTGGCAGCTCGAGTTCAACGGATAGCGTTTCTAACTATAGCTGAAGCAACAAACGACTTTTGTGATTCAAACATACTTGGCAAAGGTGGATTTGGTACAGTTTACAAG GGAAAATTAGTTGAGGGGACAGATATCGCTGTGAAGAGACTGACCAGAATGTCAGATTCGGGAACCTCTCAGTTCTTGAACGAGGTGAATTTAATTTCAGAACTTCAGCACTTCAATGTTATTAGTCTACTTGGGTATTGTTTCCACAGTGACGGGCACATATTGGTGTTCGAGTACCACGCAAATCGAAGCCTTGATTTGTATTTCTTTG GAAGTACCGAAAGCTCTAAGCTAAGTTGGAAAATaagacataaaataattaaaggaATCGCAAGAGGAATGACGTATCTCCACCACGATTCATGTGTAACGATCATCCACCGAGATTTGAAAGTAAGCAACATCTTGCTTGATAAAGATATGAATCCCAAAATATCGGATTTTGGGATTTCTCGACTAGTTAGTAGAGACCATATCCAAACCAACACAAAGAAG GGGATACATAGCTCCCGAGTGCTGGTCTGA
- the LOC103863364 gene encoding putative serine/threonine-protein kinase receptor — protein sequence MANHQTFISYYIVLILVPFVWSSNTLTANQILSISSNRTMISPGNVFELGFFKLAGSNTKEDGERWYLGLWFYKASSKMNPLWVANRESPLYDSKGALKIYKSNLVIVNQSGNIIWSSSNAVVPSPPKTSSVVAELLSNGNFVLRYSDDNRGDSFLWESFDYPTDTLLPGSDLAKGVNRSLTSWISNNNPSTGIYSYALLSKNQEMFLLDAKSSPVYRRSFGLKTPYALGNGYYLLLLQVTYDGLLQQFSWSPTTREKTLLWRGPRDRCDLYGKICGSNSVCSLEKVDVHVFAGCTCFKGFKPRNWRGWWLRNMTEGCQRISRLNCTGNGFQVLKNVKLPDTKDAGLERSIGPKECRQRCIEDCSCTGFANVELDCFLYSSDLVDLRTLQSGQQLYIKVATSYLGKTRRFSGTIKRVIIGGGGAICSVLAFTILWWCWKIMQKPSGATDLLIDGDRTDSYEVVAARVQRIEFLTIAEATNDFCDSNILGKGGFGTVYKGKLVEGTDIAVKRLTRMSDSGTSQFLNEVNLISELQHFNVISLLGYCFHSDEHILVFEYHANRSLDLYIFGSTESSKLSWKIRHKIIKGIARGMTYLHHDSCVTIIHRDLKVSNILLDKDMNPKISDFGISRLVSRDHIQTNTNKVAGTRGYIAPECWSDKIFTKKTDVFSFGVVILEIISGKANYKFTNSKGETSLLTCMWRNWEEESLLEVVDPSIMDSSSSPLTMIQIVRYTQIGLLCIQNIPQDRPTMSSLVVMFESSTELPRPKPPVYFNSDTTYSTFEIGSTSMSTTMSSLVRTEYSTRHTYNVLPCGNVRKFNRASSA from the exons ATGGCAAATCATCAGACCTTTATTTCATACTATATTGTTTTGATTCTCGTGCCATTTGTATGGTCGTCAAACACTTTGACAGCTAACCAAATTCTCTCGATCTCAAGCAATCGCACAATGATTTCTCCCGGTAACGTTTTCGAGCTCGGTTTCTTCAAACTCGCCGGGTCTAATACTAAAGAAGATGGCGAGCGTTGGTACCTAGGCTTGTGGTTCTACAAAGCTAGTTCGAAGATGAATCCTCTTTGGGTAGCTAATCGAGAGAGCCCCTTGTATGATTCCAAGGGAGCCTTAAAAATATACAAGTCCAACCTCGTCATTGTCAATCAATCTGGAAACATTATATGGTCCTCTTCGAATGCGGTAGTCCCTTCTCCTCCTAAAACATCTTCGGTGGTAGCAGAGCTTCTATCTAACGGAAACTTCGTGTTGAGATACTCAGACGACAACAGGGGGGATTCGTTTCTTTGGGAAAGTTTCGATTACCCGACCGACACACTACTCCCTGGGTCTGATTTGGCTAAAGGCGTCAACAGAAGCCTTACTTCGTGGATAAGCAACAACAACCCTTCTACCGGAATTTATTCGTATGCATTGCTGAGCAAAAATCAGGAGATGTTTTTGTTGGACGCGAAATCATCACCGGTTTACAGAAGAAGTTTCGGTTTAAAGACACCTTATGCACTTGGCAATGGATACTACTTGCTACTACTGCAAGTTACATATGACGGATTATTACAGCAGTTTTCGTGGTCTCCAACTACACGTGAAAAGACCTTGCTATGGCGTGGGCCCAGAGATAGATGCGATCTTTACGGCAAGATTTGTGGTTCTAACAGCGTCTGCAGCCTTGAGAAGGTGGACGTTCACGTGTTTGCCGGCTGTACGTGTTTCAAAGGCTTTAAGCCAAGAAACTGGCGGGGATGGTGGTTAAGAAACATGACAGAAGGATGCCAGAGAATAAGTCGGTTGAACTGTACTGGCAATGGGTTTCAAGTTCTGAAGAATGTCAAGTTGCCAGATACAAAGGACGCGGGTTTGGAGAGGAGCATTGGTCCAAAGGAATGTAGACAAAGGTGTATAGAAGATTGCAGCTGTACGGGGTTTGCTAATGTGGAGTTGGATTGCTTCCTTTACAGTTCTGATCTAGTTGATTTACGAACACTGCAAAGTGGTCAACAATTATACATCAAAGTGGCTACTAGTTATCTCG gcAAAACTAGAAGGTTTAGTGGAACAATCAAAAGGGTTATAATTGGTGGCGGAGGAGCCATCTGCAGTGTTCTGGCTTTCACCATCTTATGGTGGTGCTGGAAGATAATGCAGAAGCCATCAGGAGCAACTG ATTTGCTAATCGACGGAGATAGAACTGACTCGTACGAGGTTGTGGCAGCTCGAGTTCAACGGATAGAGTTTCTAACTATAGCTGAAGCAACAAACGACTTTTGTGATTCAAACATACTTGGCAAAGGTGGATTTGGTACAGTTTACAAG GGAAAATTAGTTGAGGGGACAGATATCGCTGTGAAGAGACTGACCAGAATGTCAGATTCGGGAACCTCTCAGTTCTTGAACGAGGTGAATTTAATTTCAGAACTTCAGCACTTCAATGTTATTAGTCTACTTGGGTATTGTTTCCACAGTGACGAGCACATATTGGTGTTCGAGTACCACGCAAATCGAAGCCTTGATTTGTATATCTTTG GAAGTACCGAAAGCTCTAAGCTAAGTTGGAAAATaagacataaaataattaaaggaATCGCAAGAGGAATGACGTATCTCCACCACGATTCATGTGTAACGATCATCCACCGAGATTTGAAAGTAAGCAACATCTTGCTTGATAAAGATATGAATCCCAAAATATCGGATTTTGGGATTTCTCGACTAGTTAGTAGAGACCATATCCAAACCAACACGAATAAGGTAGCTGGAACCCG GGGATACATAGCTCCCGAGTGCTGGTCTGACAAGatattcacaaaaaaaactGATGTCTTTAGTTTTGGAGTTGTGATTCTTGAAATAATAAGCGGCAAGGCGAACTATAAGTTCACCAACTCTAAGGGAGAGACTAGTCTCCTCACATGC ATGTGGAGGAACTGGGAAGAAGAAAGCTTGCTTGAGGTAGTTGATCCATCCATTATGGATTCATCATCTTCACCGTTAACAATGATTCAGATCGTTCGATATACCCAAATTGGTCTGTTATGCATTCAAAATATTCCACAAGACAGACCTACAATGTCCTCCCTTGTGGTAATGTTTGAAAGTTCAACCGAACTTCCTCGTCCTAAACCTCCCGTTTATTTTAACAGTGACACTACATACAGTACTTTTGAGATCGGTTCTACATCTATGTCGACAACAATGTCCTCCCTTGTGCGTACAGAATATTCCACGAGACATACCTACAATGTCCTCCCTTGTGGTAATGTAAGAAAGTTCAACAGAGCTTCCTCGGCCTAA